The following nucleotide sequence is from Paenibacillus odorifer.
GAACAAAAAAAGACCTAAAGAGGGTAGGAAAATTTCTCTACCCAATTTAGGTCTTGCCTGCCGAACAGTAACACGCCTGTATTGGATTACGCTTTATGAAGTTATAGTGAATTATATAAGTATTATTATAAGCAGCGATTCCCGGGTCATTTCGCCTAAAACGCTTACATGCACACTATATCATCTGCTAATTGAAAATGCAAGAGCTTCTGTGACAGGTTATTTTTGTATTTTATTTGCTCAATTCTTTCAGAGCCCGCACGCTCAGGGTAGCAAAATATTCTGCTGCTGGAAGCAGCAGGGTCTCATCGGGCGCAAACTTTGGATGATGTAGATTATAGGTAGCCCCTGATCCGATCATTACAAAAGCTCCAGGAATCGTTTGCAGATAATAAGAGAAATCCTCTCCTCCCATCTGGGGACCTATCTCAAGAACTCGATAGCCTTGCTCTTCAGCCACCGAACTCATAAATGCAGTCCATCTGGAATCATTTATGGTTGCAGGCGGTCCAGGATACCAGTGCAACAATGCTTCTGCCCCAGCGGCTGCAGCCAACCCCTGAATAATTTGCTCCATTCGGCGGGGAATCTCCTGCTGAATCGATGTATTTAAAGTTCGAACTGTCCCTTCAAGGACCACGGTTTCCGGAAGCACATTCCATGTATTTCCTCCGCTAATCCGTGTTATGCTCACTACTACAGATTCTAGTGCACTAATAGACCGGCTGCTAATGGTCTGCAAAGCCAGCACAATTTGTGAAGCCAACACAATCGAATCTGTACCTTTCTCCGGTAACGCAGCATGAGCTCCCGTTCCGTTAATTGTAATTTCAAATCGGTCTACGCCTGCAGTAATTGCACCGACCCTGGTTCCTAATTCACCTACCGGAAGTTCAGGCCAATTATGCAAGCCGAAGATTGCTTCAACATCTTTGAGACCTCCAGAATCTATGATCTGTTTGGCTCCATGTCCAGTCTCTTCAGCAGGCTGAAAAAGGATACGCACAGTTCCAGACAATTCTTTCTCCCGCTCTTTAAGACTATAAGCGGCCCCCAGAATCACTGCCGTATGTACATCATGTCCACAAGCATGCATCTTCCCGGCCACTTGAGAGCTATAGGGCAGCCCCGTCTCTTCTTGTATCGGAAGAGCGTCAATGTCTGCACGAATGGCTATGATGGGTGCTTGTCCTGTACCGATCTGCGCGACGAGTCCTGTTCGTAGAGAGGGTGTATCCAAGATATGAATTTCCGCCTCTTCTAACCAGTCCCTCAGCTTGCGAGTTGTCGAATATTCCTCGTTGGATAACTCCGGATTTTCATGCAAATTATTACGAATCTCCTGCAATTTCTGCTCCAAGTTCTTCAATGCATTTCCTCCTAATGACTAGACAATAGCCTTATTCTAGATAACGTCCCATTTCCTCCGTGTACATGTGAATGAACCTCAGGATGATCCTCTGCTCTTCAGGAGAATAATTGTCGAATTCTCTATCAATATCCGAACTTCTCGCCTCATGTAGCTGATAGTGACCTTCAAAGGCTCCTTGTCCCAGTTCAGTCAGTCTAAAATACACTTCCTTCTTGTTCCCTTCAACCTGATATTTCGAAACAAGACCTTTTGCTTCCAGCTTGGATAATAATTTGGAAGTGGTGCCTTTGGTAATGTTAAGAACATTTGAGATTTCTGTTAATTTACAGTCGGGATGATGCCCAATCGCTTCAATCATATGAATTTCAGATAAATATAAGACGACCCCAGAAGTATACTCTCTTGGTCTCTTGTTCAGTGCATTATAAACTTCGAACATTCGAACCAACGCGCGGTCCAGTTCAACATGAAATTTCTCCAATCTTTAACGCCCCTCTTGAAATTTTGTTTTCTTACGAAACAATTTCATACTATACGTACTCCACAAGATTCGTCAAACAAAAATTTCATTCTCACCAATGCCCATGACGAGTTCAAAGGCAATCTCATGTTGAAAGCTGGGGCGCGGTATTCTCTAGGTTGTTTTTAGTAAGTATCACCGAGCATAGGACGAATACTAATCTCTTCCACAACTGCCTGTGGGCTTAGCTCCAGCATCATCTCAACGATCTTGGCTATATCATCTGATGCAAGAAATCTATCCTCAGCAATCCCTTCTCCCGGTACTCTTCTTTCAGTAAATGTTGCCCCAGGATGAATGAGGGTCACGCCTACGCCGGATGTTTTTAGTTCCTCTCTTAAGCCACGGGCATAATTGCTCAAGGCTGCTTTGGATATGGCATAAAAAGAGCTGTCCGAACGAAGAGCCGCCGTTGATCCTATGAAAAATATACGTGGGTAACTTCCGGTCTTAATAGCTGGAAGGAAAGCCTTTACCAAAGCTACATTCGCCAGTAGATTCACCTGTAATATACGATCTAGTTCGGCCACATCGGGTTCAATCACCGAACGGCTTGCATCATAGAAGGCTGCAGCATTAAGCACCAGCACATCTGGCGAGAATGAATGTTCTTCGGAATATTTGACAAGCCGGTTAATAGAAGATAAGTCCCCAGCATCTGCAGTCAAATACAATGCATCCTGAGGTAGTACTGCGGCTGCATTTTCGAGATGACGTTCTTCCCGCCCAGATATGAGCAAGCGGTGGCCCCCCGCACCAAGCCTCCGGCTGATTGCAAATCCAATTCCTCCGCTTCCCCCGGTAATTAATATATTCATCGTGTCACCTCCGTGGCTAATTTATTGAAATGTGACTTATTAAATAAAATACTCGGTCTGATCCTCAGGGGGATTATTGATACTGATATAGATCTTCTCCACAATGTTCAGAATCTCGGCATCATTTCTACTGCGCGGTCTTTCAAAAGGAACATCAAATATCTTATGGATCCGTCCTGGACGTGGACTGAGCAGGACGATACGTGTAGCCAAATATACGGCCTCAGCCACATCATGAGTAATGAAGAATACCGTCTTCTTCTCCTGTTGCCAGATCCGTATGATCTCATCTTGCAGCGTTAGTCGTGTCAGGTGATCGACAGCACTGAAGGGTTCATCCATCAAGATGACTTGTGGATCTGCTACCAGCGTCCGGGCTAAGCCGGCTCGCTGGCGCATACCTCCAGATAATTGATGCGGATATTTGTCAGCAAAACCGCCTAGCCCTACAAGATCAATCGTGCGGATTGCCCGCTCACGTCGCTCTGAACGAGGAACCCCTGCAATTTCCAAGCCGAATTCTATATTCCGGCGAATAGTACGCCAAGGAAATAAAGCGGAATCCTGAAATACAACTCCGATATCTCTGCTCGTTCCAGACTGCACCTTGCCATCCAAAATAATCTCACCAGTGGATTGTTTAAGTAAGCCCGCCACGATTTCGAGCAGCGTGCTCTTTCCGCATCCGCTTGGCCCAAGAACGCAGACGAACTCGCCATCACTCACCTGAAGATTTATATTTTTGAGCGCTAGAGTCTGCTCATCGTCCACACTGGAGTATTCCTTGTTGATGTTACGGAGTTCAATAGTAGGCATAAGCGCTCCTCCCTGTGTGATTATTGCTGCTTCGCATATTTTCCAAGCAGCAGTGTCTTCGCAATCTTTTCGGCAAATGTGTTATCGACAACACCGTCAACAGAAATCGCTTCACGTTGCATGCCATATTTGGTTAGCAGATCTTCAGTAACCTGAAGACGTTTCGTATCGACGATCGGATTGTTCTCCCATAATACAATCTCGGAATTAATAGCCGTCTTAACTGTTTCTTCATCCAGATTCAGATATTCGGCTGCCCAAGGATAAAATTCATCAAGATGAGTTTTGGCATATTCATTCGCATAAAAGTAAACTTCAAGCAAGCGTTCAACAACCTCCGGCTGTTCATCAATCAACTTCTGGCTGGCTACAAGCACACCCGTCTGATATTCGGGGACAAACTCCCAGGTTTTTGCAAGAACATGTCCTGTTCCTTCTTGTTCAGCTAACGTGGCGAATGGCTGGTGAATGATCGTAGCGTCAACTTCACCCTTCACAAAAGATGCATAGGCTTCTTGAAAAAAGTTATTCGCCGCATATTCCACATCATTTTCATAATCAATCCCGTTCTGGCTAAGAACCTCCTTGAGAGTCAAAGGCATGCCACCTGTGGCTTGACCGGTTCCAATGGTTTTGCCTTTCAGATCTGCCCATGTCTTAATCTCCGGTTTGGCAATAATCCAGTAGGCGCCTCGACTTCTCCACATATTGCTGACTATTTTCATCTTAACGCCATTAGCGATGGCTGGAATATAAGTACCTGGGTCACCATCGGCAATGTCTACCTCGCCCGCGCCGAAAGCAGCTACAGGATTGGGAATATCAACGATATCAAGATCTATACCAGCATCGGAATACCAACCTTTTGCTATTGCAAATTGATTGGCTATCCCAGTCATTCCTTTGGCGAAGCCAGCATTGATTTTAACAGGTTCATTGTCGCGGCCTTGCCAAGGAGGGATTCCATCGGCTGGGCTCAAGGACGTAGTTTCCTCATTGTTTGCATTTGAAGGGGACGCGGTAGCTGCAGGGGTATTACTTGTATTGGAATCGTTAGCGGATTTATTGTTCGCAGCATTTGAACCAGGGTTAGATCCACATGCTGTCAAGATGAGGGATAGAATGAGAATTATGGATAACAGGTTGATTGTTTTATTACGCTTCTTCATATGGATCGCACCTACTCTATTTAGATTGATGTGGGCTCGTCATCCAACGGCGGCAAGTGATCCGCTCGACAAGATTGACGATGTTCACGAATAAGACAGACAAGATCGTTACGATGATAATAACGAGATATAACCTGGCTGTATTAAGTACAGCTTGAGACTCATTTAGCATAAATCCTAATCCGCCCTTGGAGGCTGCCATCTCTGCAAAAACAACGCCGGTAATCGCTGTGGCCGCAGTGACCCGCAGCCCGTTGAAAATGCTTGGCAGCGCCGATGGCAGAAGTACCTTGAATACTGTCTGAGCTCTGCTTGCCTTGAAGACCCTGGCTAGTTTGATATGATCGTTCCGGGTCTGTTTGGCACCTGTAACGGTGTTGTAGAGAATATTAAAAAAACAAAAAAGAATAACCAGCACGACCTTGCTCGTAAACCCAATCCCAAACCAGACGATGAGCAGCGGCATGATCGCTGTCTTCGGGATAGCCATTACTGATGCTACCAGTGGATCTATCAGCTTTTCCAATGTTGGGAATGACACGAAGAGTACACCGAGTCCGATTCCGGCAACAACAGATATCAAATAGCCTACTGTAACCTCCTTCAGACTTAAGATCAGATGCGGCCACAATGTATTTTCTTGAATGGTATAGACAAGCTCATTCCAAATTTGTGTTGGTGAAGCCAGGAAAACTCGACTCACCCAGCCTTTGGAGACCGCAATTTCCATCCACCCCAGCAGCAGAATTACAAACGCCACCTGAACAATAATAATCCATAGAGGTTTTTGCCCCGTTCGGCCTTTCCTCTCTTTGGCCATACAGTAACCTCCCTTCTTTGCCTGTTTTGTCAGAAGAAGTCTGACATGCAGCCTCAATCCAAATGATATAGTGAACCGTGAATATCAACATATTGCTGCTGACTTCCAGGTTCTTCGGAACTTAACCCTACAAGGAATGGTCGCTGTCCGCGCAACTTCAAGGCTTCTGCAGCCGGCCCCTCTT
It contains:
- a CDS encoding ABC transporter permease, with translation MAKERKGRTGQKPLWIIIVQVAFVILLLGWMEIAVSKGWVSRVFLASPTQIWNELVYTIQENTLWPHLILSLKEVTVGYLISVVAGIGLGVLFVSFPTLEKLIDPLVASVMAIPKTAIMPLLIVWFGIGFTSKVVLVILFCFFNILYNTVTGAKQTRNDHIKLARVFKASRAQTVFKVLLPSALPSIFNGLRVTAATAITGVVFAEMAASKGGLGFMLNESQAVLNTARLYLVIIIVTILSVLFVNIVNLVERITCRRWMTSPHQSK
- a CDS encoding SDR family oxidoreductase, which produces MNILITGGSGGIGFAISRRLGAGGHRLLISGREERHLENAAAVLPQDALYLTADAGDLSSINRLVKYSEEHSFSPDVLVLNAAAFYDASRSVIEPDVAELDRILQVNLLANVALVKAFLPAIKTGSYPRIFFIGSTAALRSDSSFYAISKAALSNYARGLREELKTSGVGVTLIHPGATFTERRVPGEGIAEDRFLASDDIAKIVEMMLELSPQAVVEEISIRPMLGDTY
- a CDS encoding MarR family transcriptional regulator encodes the protein MEKFHVELDRALVRMFEVYNALNKRPREYTSGVVLYLSEIHMIEAIGHHPDCKLTEISNVLNITKGTTSKLLSKLEAKGLVSKYQVEGNKKEVYFRLTELGQGAFEGHYQLHEARSSDIDREFDNYSPEEQRIILRFIHMYTEEMGRYLE
- a CDS encoding amidohydrolase yields the protein MKNLEQKLQEIRNNLHENPELSNEEYSTTRKLRDWLEEAEIHILDTPSLRTGLVAQIGTGQAPIIAIRADIDALPIQEETGLPYSSQVAGKMHACGHDVHTAVILGAAYSLKEREKELSGTVRILFQPAEETGHGAKQIIDSGGLKDVEAIFGLHNWPELPVGELGTRVGAITAGVDRFEITINGTGAHAALPEKGTDSIVLASQIVLALQTISSRSISALESVVVSITRISGGNTWNVLPETVVLEGTVRTLNTSIQQEIPRRMEQIIQGLAAAAGAEALLHWYPGPPATINDSRWTAFMSSVAEEQGYRVLEIGPQMGGEDFSYYLQTIPGAFVMIGSGATYNLHHPKFAPDETLLLPAAEYFATLSVRALKELSK
- a CDS encoding ABC transporter substrate-binding protein; this translates as MKKRNKTINLLSIILILSLILTACGSNPGSNAANNKSANDSNTSNTPAATASPSNANNEETTSLSPADGIPPWQGRDNEPVKINAGFAKGMTGIANQFAIAKGWYSDAGIDLDIVDIPNPVAAFGAGEVDIADGDPGTYIPAIANGVKMKIVSNMWRSRGAYWIIAKPEIKTWADLKGKTIGTGQATGGMPLTLKEVLSQNGIDYENDVEYAANNFFQEAYASFVKGEVDATIIHQPFATLAEQEGTGHVLAKTWEFVPEYQTGVLVASQKLIDEQPEVVERLLEVYFYANEYAKTHLDEFYPWAAEYLNLDEETVKTAINSEIVLWENNPIVDTKRLQVTEDLLTKYGMQREAISVDGVVDNTFAEKIAKTLLLGKYAKQQ
- a CDS encoding ABC transporter ATP-binding protein codes for the protein MPTIELRNINKEYSSVDDEQTLALKNINLQVSDGEFVCVLGPSGCGKSTLLEIVAGLLKQSTGEIILDGKVQSGTSRDIGVVFQDSALFPWRTIRRNIEFGLEIAGVPRSERRERAIRTIDLVGLGGFADKYPHQLSGGMRQRAGLARTLVADPQVILMDEPFSAVDHLTRLTLQDEIIRIWQQEKKTVFFITHDVAEAVYLATRIVLLSPRPGRIHKIFDVPFERPRSRNDAEILNIVEKIYISINNPPEDQTEYFI